One segment of Bradyrhizobium sp. CB2312 DNA contains the following:
- a CDS encoding IS481 family transposase, with protein sequence MPWKASSVMEERLRFVARLLDGEAMTDVCREFGISRKTGYKIFDRYKEQGLAALSDRSRRPVHYANQLPEQVEGLIVRLKAEKPHWGARKIRELLVRRLDGDVRLPAKSTIHAVLDRHGLVKRGGVPRHRARGTPLSAGAVPNDLWCTDFKGEFKLGNGRYCYPLTVTDHASRFLLLCDALDSTREEPAIAAFERLFRERGLPLAIRSDNGVPFASPNALFNLSKLSVWWLRLGIAIERIKPGHPQQNGRHERMHLTLKKETTRPPGANSLQQQERFDAFLREFNAERPHEALDMNCPAERYLASTRCYAGLPELTYPFHDHELLVTACGRLCLHRKRINLSTVLAGQKLGIKEVDDGIWLVSFMHYDLGYFDLEQKTLQPLDNPFGTRLSPIS encoded by the coding sequence ATGCCGTGGAAAGCGAGTTCGGTGATGGAAGAGCGCCTTCGCTTTGTCGCCCGTCTGCTGGACGGGGAGGCCATGACGGACGTCTGCCGGGAGTTCGGCATATCACGCAAGACCGGCTACAAGATTTTCGATCGCTACAAGGAACAGGGGTTGGCGGCCCTGAGCGATCGCTCGCGGCGGCCGGTGCACTATGCCAATCAGCTCCCGGAGCAAGTCGAGGGCCTGATCGTCCGCCTCAAAGCCGAGAAGCCGCACTGGGGCGCGCGCAAGATCCGTGAATTGCTGGTCCGGCGGCTCGACGGCGATGTCAGGCTTCCCGCCAAAAGCACCATTCATGCGGTGCTCGATCGCCATGGTTTGGTCAAACGCGGCGGCGTGCCGCGCCACCGCGCGCGCGGCACGCCGCTGTCCGCGGGCGCTGTACCCAATGATCTGTGGTGCACCGACTTCAAAGGCGAGTTCAAGCTCGGCAATGGCCGCTACTGCTATCCACTGACCGTCACGGACCATGCCTCGCGCTTCCTGTTGCTGTGCGACGCGCTCGATTCCACCCGCGAGGAGCCGGCCATTGCCGCCTTCGAGCGGCTGTTTCGCGAGCGCGGGCTGCCGCTGGCCATCCGCTCCGACAACGGCGTGCCCTTCGCCAGCCCCAACGCCTTGTTCAATCTCTCAAAGCTCTCGGTGTGGTGGCTGCGGCTCGGGATTGCGATCGAGCGCATCAAGCCGGGCCATCCGCAGCAGAACGGACGCCACGAGCGCATGCACCTCACCCTCAAGAAGGAAACCACTCGGCCGCCGGGCGCCAATAGCTTGCAGCAGCAGGAGCGCTTCGACGCGTTCCTCCGCGAGTTCAACGCCGAGCGTCCCCACGAGGCCCTCGACATGAACTGCCCTGCCGAGCGCTACCTGGCCTCAACGCGCTGCTATGCCGGCCTGCCGGAACTGACCTATCCGTTCCACGATCACGAGCTACTCGTCACCGCCTGCGGACGGCTTTGCCTGCATCGCAAGCGGATCAATCTCTCCACCGTGCTGGCCGGACAAAAGCTCGGCATCAAGGAGGTCGACGACGGCATTTGGCTCGTCAGCTTCATGCACTATGATTTGGGATATTTCGACCTGGAGCAGAAAACCCTGCAACCCCTCGACAACCCGTTCGGCACGAGGTTGTCACCCATCTCTTAG